From the endosymbiont of Bathymodiolus septemdierum str. Myojin knoll genome, one window contains:
- a CDS encoding tRNA (cytidine(34)-2'-O)-methyltransferase — protein sequence MLNLVLFEPEIPNNTGSLIRLSANMGVSLHLIKPFGFEITDKRLRRAGLDYKELANVTEYENFQYYLEKANPERIFAVSSKVKQNYAEVKYQEGDSFLFGPETRGLPQEILNQYKGITLPMQANSRSLNLSNCVSIVAYEAWRQINFQGAKNV from the coding sequence ATGTTAAATTTAGTCCTGTTCGAGCCAGAAATCCCCAACAACACCGGTAGCCTTATTCGCCTGAGTGCCAATATGGGGGTGAGTTTACACCTGATTAAACCCTTTGGATTTGAAATTACCGACAAGCGATTAAGAAGGGCGGGCTTAGACTATAAAGAATTGGCAAATGTTACTGAATATGAGAATTTTCAATATTATTTAGAAAAAGCCAACCCGGAACGCATCTTTGCCGTGAGTTCCAAAGTTAAACAAAATTACGCCGAAGTAAAATACCAAGAGGGCGACTCCTTCCTATTCGGCCCAGAAACACGGGGTTTGCCACAGGAGATATTAAACCAATACAAAGGCATCACTCTACCAATGCAGGCAAATTCTCGCAGTTTAAATCTTTCCAATTGCGTCTCCATCGTCGCCTACGAAGCATGGCGACAAATCAACTTTCAAGGCGCAAAAAATGTATAA
- the clpB gene encoding ATP-dependent chaperone ClpB, with product MDINKLTSQFQQDLASAQSIAIGKNNTAIEAVHLLSAMLNDSASSVSNVLKSINVDTGLLKKNTDKEIHNLAVINTPNGDIGISQNLLRLINLTEKLATEKGDTYLSTELFLLAIIDGNDTTTQLLKTAGVNKKSLADAINKLRGGKTVNDQNAETQRDALNKYTLDLTKQAKDGKLDPVIGRDSEIRRAIQVLQRRTKNNPVLIGEPGVGKTAIAEGLAQRIINNEVPEGVKGKRLLSLDMAALVAGAKYKGEFEERMKAVLKDLESEQGQVILFIDELHTMMGAGKGEGSMDAGNMLKPALARGDLHCMGATTLDEYRQYIEKDSAMERRFQKVLVDEPTEEDTIAILRGLKEKYEVHHGVEITDPAIIAAVTYSQRYITDRQLPDKAIDLIDEAASQIRMEIDSKPEAMDKLDRKLVQLKIERMALKKEKDKASKERFKELEKHISTLEKEYADFEEVWKKEKSVVQGAQHLKEELEQAKTDLEAAHRDNDLAKMSELQYGKIPELEAKITEAESADTEEMTLLRNKVTEDEIAHIVARWTGIPVDKMMAGEKDKLLQMESIIHKRLVGQDKAVEVIADAVRRSRAGLSDPNRPDGSFLFMGPTGVGKTELTKALADFLFDTEQAIVRVDMSEFMEKHSVARLIGAPPGYVGYEQGGVLTEAVRRKPYSIILLDEVEKAHPDVFNILLQVLDDGRLTDGQGRTVDFKNTVIVMTSNLGSHLIQDNPGKDMRNELMQIVSEHFRPEFVNRIDEIVVFNSLEKEQIKGIAKIQVEILQSRLADLDLKLELSDEAMTLIVDKGYDPVFGARPLKRTIQQLLENPLSQKILSGEFLPGSTIYGGLSNDEIVFS from the coding sequence ATGGACATTAACAAACTAACTTCACAATTTCAACAAGACCTTGCTTCAGCACAGTCAATTGCGATTGGCAAAAATAATACAGCGATTGAAGCCGTGCATTTATTAAGTGCAATGCTAAATGATAGCGCCTCAAGTGTGAGTAATGTACTGAAATCTATCAATGTTGATACGGGTCTTTTGAAAAAAAATACAGACAAAGAAATTCATAATTTGGCTGTGATAAACACACCGAATGGCGATATTGGTATTTCTCAGAATTTATTACGGTTGATTAATTTGACGGAAAAATTAGCCACGGAAAAAGGCGATACTTATTTATCCACCGAGTTATTTTTGCTTGCTATTATTGATGGCAACGACACCACAACCCAATTATTAAAAACCGCAGGGGTTAATAAAAAATCTCTAGCAGATGCCATTAACAAACTAAGAGGAGGAAAAACCGTGAATGACCAGAATGCAGAAACACAAAGAGATGCTCTCAATAAATACACATTGGATTTAACCAAGCAAGCAAAGGATGGAAAATTGGACCCTGTTATTGGGCGAGACAGTGAGATTCGTCGTGCAATTCAGGTTCTGCAACGACGCACAAAAAACAACCCTGTGTTAATTGGCGAACCGGGTGTGGGCAAAACAGCAATTGCAGAAGGTTTAGCACAACGCATCATTAATAACGAAGTACCTGAAGGTGTGAAAGGCAAACGCTTGTTGTCGCTAGATATGGCAGCGTTAGTGGCGGGTGCAAAGTATAAAGGCGAATTTGAAGAAAGAATGAAAGCCGTACTCAAAGATCTTGAAAGCGAACAAGGACAAGTGATTTTATTTATTGACGAATTACATACAATGATGGGTGCGGGCAAAGGCGAGGGTTCAATGGATGCTGGCAATATGCTCAAACCTGCACTAGCACGAGGAGATTTGCACTGTATGGGAGCGACGACGCTGGATGAATATCGTCAATATATTGAAAAAGATTCGGCGATGGAACGCCGTTTTCAGAAAGTTCTAGTAGATGAACCAACCGAGGAAGATACCATTGCAATTTTACGGGGTCTAAAGGAAAAATACGAAGTGCACCATGGTGTGGAGATTACTGACCCTGCGATTATTGCTGCAGTTACCTATTCTCAGCGTTATATTACCGATAGGCAATTACCTGATAAAGCGATTGATTTGATTGATGAAGCTGCCTCACAAATCCGCATGGAAATTGATTCAAAACCCGAAGCAATGGACAAGCTTGATCGCAAGTTGGTGCAACTTAAAATTGAAAGAATGGCATTAAAAAAAGAGAAAGATAAAGCATCAAAAGAGCGATTTAAAGAATTGGAAAAACACATCTCAACACTCGAAAAAGAATACGCCGATTTTGAAGAAGTTTGGAAGAAAGAAAAATCTGTGGTGCAAGGCGCACAACATCTCAAAGAAGAATTAGAGCAAGCAAAAACCGACCTTGAAGCGGCACACCGTGATAATGATTTGGCAAAAATGAGTGAATTACAATACGGAAAAATCCCTGAATTAGAAGCCAAAATTACCGAAGCTGAGTCTGCCGATACAGAAGAAATGACACTATTGCGTAATAAGGTAACCGAAGATGAAATTGCTCACATTGTCGCAAGATGGACGGGGATTCCCGTCGATAAGATGATGGCAGGCGAAAAAGATAAACTTTTGCAAATGGAGTCCATTATCCACAAGCGCTTGGTCGGTCAAGATAAGGCGGTCGAGGTCATTGCCGATGCTGTTCGTCGATCTCGTGCGGGCTTATCTGACCCTAATCGCCCTGATGGTTCGTTTCTATTTATGGGACCGACGGGTGTGGGTAAAACTGAGCTAACTAAGGCACTTGCGGACTTTTTGTTTGATACTGAGCAGGCAATTGTGCGCGTGGATATGAGTGAATTTATGGAAAAACATTCGGTCGCGCGATTAATTGGTGCACCGCCAGGCTATGTGGGTTACGAACAAGGTGGCGTGCTAACCGAGGCTGTGCGTCGTAAACCTTATTCTATCATCTTATTAGATGAAGTTGAAAAAGCACATCCAGATGTATTTAATATTCTTTTGCAAGTCCTTGATGACGGGCGTTTGACCGATGGACAAGGTCGCACTGTTGACTTTAAAAATACGGTGATTGTAATGACTTCAAATCTCGGTTCACATTTAATACAAGACAATCCAGGCAAGGATATGCGCAACGAATTAATGCAAATTGTCAGCGAACATTTCCGCCCAGAATTTGTTAATCGTATTGATGAAATCGTGGTTTTCAATAGCCTTGAAAAAGAACAAATCAAAGGCATTGCCAAAATACAAGTGGAAATTCTACAATCGCGTTTGGCAGATTTAGACCTTAAACTTGAATTGAGCGATGAGGCGATGACCCTGATTGTCGATAAAGGCTACGACCCAGTATTCGGCGCCCGACCACTGAAACGCACCATTCAACAACTGTTAGAAAATCCACTGTCACAAAAGATATTGTCAGGTGAATTTTTGCCTGGATCCACCATTTACGGCGGTTTATCTAATGACGAAATTGTATTTTCGTAG
- a CDS encoding electron transport complex subunit E: protein MEDYIKIAKNGLWNNNQALVALLGLCPLLAVTNNIVNAIGLGLATTFVLVASNTTISIFRHHIRKEIRIPVFILLIASFVTIVELAMQSYFYDLYLILGIFVPLIVTNCAILGRAEAFASKNTWGKSALDGLMMGIGFSIVLIILGAMRELIGSGTLFDQSSLLLGSLGDTLSVTVFEGYQGTLLAVLPPGAFIGLGLIVALKNWIDAKTS, encoded by the coding sequence ATGGAAGATTACATCAAAATTGCCAAAAATGGCTTATGGAATAATAATCAAGCCTTAGTTGCTTTATTGGGGCTATGTCCGTTATTGGCAGTAACGAATAATATTGTTAATGCAATTGGTCTTGGGCTGGCGACAACTTTTGTATTGGTGGCGTCAAATACAACGATTTCAATTTTTCGTCATCATATTCGCAAGGAAATCCGTATTCCCGTATTTATTTTACTGATTGCATCATTTGTGACCATTGTTGAGCTGGCAATGCAGTCGTATTTTTATGATTTGTATTTGATACTTGGTATTTTCGTGCCACTCATTGTTACTAATTGTGCGATTTTAGGCAGGGCCGAAGCCTTTGCCAGTAAAAATACCTGGGGCAAATCAGCGTTGGATGGATTAATGATGGGCATTGGTTTTTCAATCGTGTTGATTATCCTTGGAGCAATGCGTGAACTCATCGGCTCTGGCACGCTATTTGACCAGTCTTCGTTACTGTTAGGTAGCCTTGGTGATACGCTCAGTGTAACGGTATTTGAGGGCTATCAAGGCACTCTATTGGCTGTGTTACCACCAGGTGCATTTATTGGTTTGGGTTTGATTGTTGCCCTTAAAAATTGGATTGATGCAAAAACTTCGTAG
- the prmC gene encoding peptide chain release factor N(5)-glutamine methyltransferase — protein MQKLRSINDYLKSPFTDITPLLELALQKSHAWLITHTNSMLSNTEKTTLDALIKQRQNGTPFAYLSGKKGFYHLDFKVTPDTLIPRPETELLIDIALDLFKNKPCTLLDLGTGSGVIAVTLADKNPHWQVTATDFSIDALRVAKKNATTTINFQQGSWFEAVPNQTFDFIISNPPYIKEEDEHLINLRYEPISALTSGKDGLKDIKIIINQAPTYLNTQGFLLLEHGYNQQEAIIDLLKKNFTDIQTFKDYNSNNRAIMAQLKINTRGEEK, from the coding sequence ATGCAAAAACTTCGTAGTATCAATGATTATTTAAAAAGCCCATTTACCGACATCACGCCGTTATTGGAACTGGCACTGCAAAAAAGTCATGCGTGGTTGATAACACATACAAACAGCATGCTAAGTAATACGGAAAAAACAACTTTGGATGCACTCATTAAACAACGACAAAATGGTACGCCTTTTGCTTATTTAAGTGGTAAAAAAGGCTTTTATCATTTAGATTTCAAAGTCACGCCCGACACTTTAATTCCCCGCCCTGAAACCGAACTCTTAATTGATATTGCTTTGGATTTATTCAAAAACAAGCCTTGTACTTTATTAGATTTAGGCACAGGTAGCGGGGTTATTGCTGTAACTTTAGCAGACAAAAATCCACATTGGCAAGTCACTGCCACCGATTTTTCCATTGACGCTCTTAGAGTAGCAAAGAAAAATGCCACTACGACAATCAACTTTCAACAAGGTAGTTGGTTTGAAGCCGTGCCAAATCAAACCTTTGACTTTATTATTTCTAATCCACCTTACATTAAAGAAGAAGATGAACATTTAATTAATTTACGCTATGAACCTATTAGTGCGCTAACCTCTGGGAAAGACGGCTTAAAAGATATTAAAATAATTATTAATCAAGCGCCTACTTATTTAAATACGCAGGGTTTTTTACTGTTAGAACATGGGTACAATCAGCAAGAAGCAATTATCGACTTATTAAAGAAAAATTTTACAGATATTCAAACTTTTAAAGATTATAATTCTAACAATCGTGCTATTATGGCGCAACTTAAAATAAACACACGAGGAGAAGAAAAATGA